Proteins encoded within one genomic window of Camelina sativa cultivar DH55 chromosome 19, Cs, whole genome shotgun sequence:
- the LOC104763917 gene encoding WEB family protein At3g02930, chloroplastic isoform X1, which produces MASSKINRTGLSETPFGKSSPASLRVGKLTRLVTKSESNSPSPTQQSRHSLERSSSNSKPSSTKKRSPKVSTPPEKTRTLKGSESQPRSVQIKEDLRKANELIASLENEKAKALDELKEAREEAEKTSGKLDEALKTQKKAQEKFEIEKFEAVEAGIEAVQRKEEEWKKEFENVKNQHASDSAALLLVTQELEKANQELAAANDAKSKVLSQADDASKIAAIHAEKVEILSSELIRLKALLDSTREKETISKNEIASTLGAEIVVLERELEKARRFEARVEELEMIIEQLNVDLEAAKIAETYAHGSADEWQNKAKELEKRLEEANMLERSASVSLVSVTKQLEGSNSRLHDMESEITDLKEKIELLEMTVARQKVDLEKSEQGLVIAEEKLSKIMKEVEKLKNELETLNEEKNQALKKEQDATSSVQMLLEEKNKILSELESSKEEEEKSKKAKRSLASALHEVSSESRELKEKLLSQGDQDYETQIEDLKLVIKATNKKYENMLDEARHEIDVLVNAVEQTKKQFESAMVDWEMREAGLVNHVKEFDEEVSSMGKEMNRLGNLVKRTKEEADAAWEKESQIRDSLKEVEDEVIYLQETLREAKAETLKLKGKMLDKETEIQSIVHENDELRVKHDDSLKKIKELSKLLEEALAKKYTEENGELSESEKDYDLLPKVVEFSEENGHRSAEEKSSKVKTLDGMNMKLEEDAEKKEKKEHSPDHATVEEMWESCQIEKKPEQESAKYEEEDSNMIDQSEKTSPVNGLTGEDELVKEKDKKKKKTLFGKVGNLLKKKGPTNQK; this is translated from the exons ATGGCTTCTTCTAAGATTAA CAGGACTGGTTTATCTGAAACTCCTTTTGGAAAATCATCTCCAGCATCTCTACGAGTAGGTAAATTGACTCGGTTGGTGACTAAATCTGAATCTAACTCTCCTTCACCTACTCAACAGTCACGGCATTCCCTCGAGCGCTCTTCTTCTAACTCAAAGCCTTCTTCTACTAAAAAGAGGTCCCCCAAAGTTTCAACCCCACCAGAA AAAACACGGACTCTGAAAGGATCAGAATCACAACCTCGTTCCGTTCAAATCAAGGAAGATTTGAGGAAAGCAAATGAGCTGATAGCATCGCTCGAGAATGAAAAAGCTAAAGCACTTGATGAACTTAAAGAAGCGCGGGAAGAGGCTGAAAAGACGTCCGGGAAACTAGATGAGGCTTTAAAAACTCAGAAAAAGGCTCAAGAGAAGTTTGAAATTGAGAAATTTGAGGCTGTTGAGGCGGGTATAGAGGCGGTgcagagaaaagaagaggaatggAAGAAAGAATTCGAAAACGTCAAGAACCAGCATGCTTCGGATTCAGCTGCTCTTCTTTTGGTAACACAGGAGCTGGAGAAGGCCAATCAAGAATTGGCTGCTGCTAATGATGCCAAGAGTAAAGTTTTGAGTCAAGCTGATGATGCTAGTAAGATTGCTGCAATTCATGCAGAGAAAGTTGAAATCTTGTCGTCAGAGTTAATAAGATTGAAGGCTTTGCTTGATTCAACCCGAGAGAAGGAAACCATATCCAAGAATGAGATTGCTTCGACACTAGGAGCGGAAATAGTGGTTCTAGAAAGAGAGCTTGAGAAAGCGAGACGTTTTGAAGCAAGGGTCGAGGAACTTGAGATGATCATTGAGCAGCTTAATGTTGATTTAGAAGCTGCTAAGATAGCAGAAACTTATGCGCACGGCTCTGCTGATGAGTGGCAAAACAAAGCGAAAGAATTGGAGAAACGGTTGGAAGAAGCTAACATGCTGGAGAGATCTGCCTCGGTATCTCTGGTATCTGTGACAAAGCAGCTGGAAGGAAGCAATAGTAGATTGCACGATATGGAATCTGAGATTACTGATCTTAAGGAGAAAATTGAGTTATTGGAGATGACTGTTGCTAGACAAAAGGTTGATCTTGAGAAATCTGAGCAGGGGCTAGTTATTGCAGAAGAAAAATTATCCAAGATTATGAAAGAAGTAGAGAAACTGAAGAATGAGCTTGAAACTCTGAATGAAGAGAAAAATCAAGCTTTAAAGAAGGAGCAAGATGCTACTTCAAGTGTTCAAATGCTCTTGGAAGAGAAAAACAAGATCTTGTCAGAACTGGAGAGCtcaaaggaggaagaggagaagagtaAGAAAGCAAAAAGGAGTCTAGCTTCAGCATTGCACGAAGTGTCGAGTGAATCACGCGAgttgaaagaaaaattgttgAGTCAAGGCGATCAGGATTATGAAACACAGATAGAAGATTTGAAGTTGGTCATTAAGGCAACGAACAAGAAGTATGAGAATATGCTTGACGAGGCGAGACATGAAATCGATGTTCTTGTCAATGCGGTAGAACAAACCAAGAAACAGTTTGAGAGCGCAATGGTAGACTGGGAGATGAGAGAAGCCGGTTTGGTGAATCACGTGAAGGAATTTGATGAAGAAGTTTCTTCAATGGGGAAAGAAATGAATAGGTTGGGTAATTTGGTTAAAAGGACAAAGGAAGAAGCTGATGCAGCTTGGGAAAAAGAATCTCAAATAAGAGATAGTCTTAAAGAAGTGGAAGATGAGGTGATTTATCTTCAGGAGACTCTCAGGGAAGCGAAAGCTGAAACGTTGAAACTAAAGGGGAAAATGTTGGATAAAGAAACTGAGATTCAAAGCATTGTTCATGAGAACGATGAACTAAGAGTGAAACATGATGATTCTctgaagaagatcaaggagttaTCTAAGTTACTCGAGGAAGCATTGGCTAAGAAATATACAGAAGAGAACGGTGAGCTCAGTGAGAGTGAAAAAGACTATGATTTGCTTCCAAAGGTGGTAGAGTTTTCTGAGGAGAATGGTCATAGAAGTGCAGAAGAGAAGTCTTCTAAAGTAAAAACTCTCGATGGCATGAACATGAAACTTGAGGAGGACgctgagaaaaaggaaaagaaagaacattCACCAGATCATGCGACAGTTGAAGAAATGTGGGAAAGCTGTCAGATTGAGAAGAAACCAGAACAAGAATCTGCAAAATATGAAGAGGAAGACTCGAACATGATAGACCAAAGCGAGAAAACCTCACCTGTAAATGGATTAACTGGAGAAGATGAGCTGGTGAAGgagaaagacaagaaaaagaagaagacattgttTGGTAAAGTTGGAAATCTTCTTAAGAAGAAAGGACCCACGAACCAGAAATAA
- the LOC104763917 gene encoding WEB family protein At3g02930, chloroplastic isoform X2 has protein sequence MASSKIKTGLSETPFGKSSPASLRVGKLTRLVTKSESNSPSPTQQSRHSLERSSSNSKPSSTKKRSPKVSTPPEKTRTLKGSESQPRSVQIKEDLRKANELIASLENEKAKALDELKEAREEAEKTSGKLDEALKTQKKAQEKFEIEKFEAVEAGIEAVQRKEEEWKKEFENVKNQHASDSAALLLVTQELEKANQELAAANDAKSKVLSQADDASKIAAIHAEKVEILSSELIRLKALLDSTREKETISKNEIASTLGAEIVVLERELEKARRFEARVEELEMIIEQLNVDLEAAKIAETYAHGSADEWQNKAKELEKRLEEANMLERSASVSLVSVTKQLEGSNSRLHDMESEITDLKEKIELLEMTVARQKVDLEKSEQGLVIAEEKLSKIMKEVEKLKNELETLNEEKNQALKKEQDATSSVQMLLEEKNKILSELESSKEEEEKSKKAKRSLASALHEVSSESRELKEKLLSQGDQDYETQIEDLKLVIKATNKKYENMLDEARHEIDVLVNAVEQTKKQFESAMVDWEMREAGLVNHVKEFDEEVSSMGKEMNRLGNLVKRTKEEADAAWEKESQIRDSLKEVEDEVIYLQETLREAKAETLKLKGKMLDKETEIQSIVHENDELRVKHDDSLKKIKELSKLLEEALAKKYTEENGELSESEKDYDLLPKVVEFSEENGHRSAEEKSSKVKTLDGMNMKLEEDAEKKEKKEHSPDHATVEEMWESCQIEKKPEQESAKYEEEDSNMIDQSEKTSPVNGLTGEDELVKEKDKKKKKTLFGKVGNLLKKKGPTNQK, from the exons ATGGCTTCTTCTAAGATTAA GACTGGTTTATCTGAAACTCCTTTTGGAAAATCATCTCCAGCATCTCTACGAGTAGGTAAATTGACTCGGTTGGTGACTAAATCTGAATCTAACTCTCCTTCACCTACTCAACAGTCACGGCATTCCCTCGAGCGCTCTTCTTCTAACTCAAAGCCTTCTTCTACTAAAAAGAGGTCCCCCAAAGTTTCAACCCCACCAGAA AAAACACGGACTCTGAAAGGATCAGAATCACAACCTCGTTCCGTTCAAATCAAGGAAGATTTGAGGAAAGCAAATGAGCTGATAGCATCGCTCGAGAATGAAAAAGCTAAAGCACTTGATGAACTTAAAGAAGCGCGGGAAGAGGCTGAAAAGACGTCCGGGAAACTAGATGAGGCTTTAAAAACTCAGAAAAAGGCTCAAGAGAAGTTTGAAATTGAGAAATTTGAGGCTGTTGAGGCGGGTATAGAGGCGGTgcagagaaaagaagaggaatggAAGAAAGAATTCGAAAACGTCAAGAACCAGCATGCTTCGGATTCAGCTGCTCTTCTTTTGGTAACACAGGAGCTGGAGAAGGCCAATCAAGAATTGGCTGCTGCTAATGATGCCAAGAGTAAAGTTTTGAGTCAAGCTGATGATGCTAGTAAGATTGCTGCAATTCATGCAGAGAAAGTTGAAATCTTGTCGTCAGAGTTAATAAGATTGAAGGCTTTGCTTGATTCAACCCGAGAGAAGGAAACCATATCCAAGAATGAGATTGCTTCGACACTAGGAGCGGAAATAGTGGTTCTAGAAAGAGAGCTTGAGAAAGCGAGACGTTTTGAAGCAAGGGTCGAGGAACTTGAGATGATCATTGAGCAGCTTAATGTTGATTTAGAAGCTGCTAAGATAGCAGAAACTTATGCGCACGGCTCTGCTGATGAGTGGCAAAACAAAGCGAAAGAATTGGAGAAACGGTTGGAAGAAGCTAACATGCTGGAGAGATCTGCCTCGGTATCTCTGGTATCTGTGACAAAGCAGCTGGAAGGAAGCAATAGTAGATTGCACGATATGGAATCTGAGATTACTGATCTTAAGGAGAAAATTGAGTTATTGGAGATGACTGTTGCTAGACAAAAGGTTGATCTTGAGAAATCTGAGCAGGGGCTAGTTATTGCAGAAGAAAAATTATCCAAGATTATGAAAGAAGTAGAGAAACTGAAGAATGAGCTTGAAACTCTGAATGAAGAGAAAAATCAAGCTTTAAAGAAGGAGCAAGATGCTACTTCAAGTGTTCAAATGCTCTTGGAAGAGAAAAACAAGATCTTGTCAGAACTGGAGAGCtcaaaggaggaagaggagaagagtaAGAAAGCAAAAAGGAGTCTAGCTTCAGCATTGCACGAAGTGTCGAGTGAATCACGCGAgttgaaagaaaaattgttgAGTCAAGGCGATCAGGATTATGAAACACAGATAGAAGATTTGAAGTTGGTCATTAAGGCAACGAACAAGAAGTATGAGAATATGCTTGACGAGGCGAGACATGAAATCGATGTTCTTGTCAATGCGGTAGAACAAACCAAGAAACAGTTTGAGAGCGCAATGGTAGACTGGGAGATGAGAGAAGCCGGTTTGGTGAATCACGTGAAGGAATTTGATGAAGAAGTTTCTTCAATGGGGAAAGAAATGAATAGGTTGGGTAATTTGGTTAAAAGGACAAAGGAAGAAGCTGATGCAGCTTGGGAAAAAGAATCTCAAATAAGAGATAGTCTTAAAGAAGTGGAAGATGAGGTGATTTATCTTCAGGAGACTCTCAGGGAAGCGAAAGCTGAAACGTTGAAACTAAAGGGGAAAATGTTGGATAAAGAAACTGAGATTCAAAGCATTGTTCATGAGAACGATGAACTAAGAGTGAAACATGATGATTCTctgaagaagatcaaggagttaTCTAAGTTACTCGAGGAAGCATTGGCTAAGAAATATACAGAAGAGAACGGTGAGCTCAGTGAGAGTGAAAAAGACTATGATTTGCTTCCAAAGGTGGTAGAGTTTTCTGAGGAGAATGGTCATAGAAGTGCAGAAGAGAAGTCTTCTAAAGTAAAAACTCTCGATGGCATGAACATGAAACTTGAGGAGGACgctgagaaaaaggaaaagaaagaacattCACCAGATCATGCGACAGTTGAAGAAATGTGGGAAAGCTGTCAGATTGAGAAGAAACCAGAACAAGAATCTGCAAAATATGAAGAGGAAGACTCGAACATGATAGACCAAAGCGAGAAAACCTCACCTGTAAATGGATTAACTGGAGAAGATGAGCTGGTGAAGgagaaagacaagaaaaagaagaagacattgttTGGTAAAGTTGGAAATCTTCTTAAGAAGAAAGGACCCACGAACCAGAAATAA